Below is a window of Bacteroidota bacterium DNA.
ACGTCAATCTTCTGCCGCCTTCTTATCGCAATCCCTTCCAGCAAGAGATAAGTGCTGTAACGCAGCAACGCCGGCAAGCCGACAAAAAATCAGCAGCACAGGGCCAGGATTTCAGAACACATCTGGCCAGCGAGTGGTCAATATCAGACGAACCTGAAATTGTAGTAGCCGAGGAGCCGCAACGCTCCGGCGTGTCACTGCTCCTGATCACCATCGCAGGCCTCCTGATGGCAGCCTCGCTTGCACTCAACAGCACCTTCTTACCGGCCCTCTTTTTTTAGCCCTGCTTGATTTCCTCGGACTGTGTATTCAGCTTCGAATTCAAGGTTTGAGCGAAATCCCAAGTCCGACTGCAAACACAACGGCTTCCAGTTCTGGCGAGTACCCCAACCAGAGCCTGCTACGCAGACGCCCATTGGTGTCGTCGATGTAGTGTGCAAATCTGACGCCTACGGACGAAACCCTGAAGATAAAATCATGTTCTCCGACATAGCACGCGACTACGCCTTCACATCTCGTTAACCCATGCCGGTCACTCCGGAAATACAGCCCAAGCCCCAATCCGCCACCACGATGACGCACAATTGGATGCTGTGCAATTAGACTGTAATTCATCTGGATATTCCCCATCGCAGTGATATAAAGCTTATCACGAACACTGTATGTCCAGTCGAGCCCAGCGCCGCTTCCGCCAATCGCAGCACCAATGGCGCCAAATCGTTTGACATTCCAGGCCCGCTTGTACGTAAACGACCATAAATTCCGCTCTAACAGCCATACACGACCAGATCCCTGATATAAATCCTCCGCGTAAGCACGAAAGCCCGCTCGCAATAAAGAAGATGACGCGGAAAGGCCCTGGGTGGATTCCTCCGGGTCTCTGTGCTTTTCAAACAACATAATTTCACTTTGCGGGACATGCAGCGCACTGCAACCGGAAGCGACAAAAAACAGACTGACCAGACAAGTCAGTTGGACCATAGATCGGAAGCACATCGAAGCTGGAGAGGTTTAATGCTAATTGCCTTAGGCCGGAGCGTAGAATGGCAACACAGGTACATCCGGCGAATTGGGGGGGCATCTTTCTATCAAAAGCGCATCATCTTCACAAAACGCGACATCAGATCTGTAACTTCTTCTTTTTAGTACCCGTAAATCTTACATTATCCTCCAACAAGTCACCTGATTATTGCTGCCGAGCCATGACTCAATCCTCATCTAAAAGTGTTTCGACCCCTAAGAAAATTGCCCTGCTTGTCCTTGGCGCCCTGACGATCCTTACGTTTGTCAATATCCTGGAAGCCGGCGTGAGCAAGCTGCGCGGCAGTGACCGTGCGATGGCCGCAACCGAAAAAGGGTATGAAGAAGGCTTCCTTCCGATGGATGAAGTTGCCGTACGCACCGATGCTGATGACGGAGAGTTGATGATTGAGGAGTCATTCAAGGTTTCTTCAGGTGATAACTTTGTTGTTGGCGTAAACGACGCAGATCTATATGTTGAAACCAGCGACACAGACAATGCGAAGGTTGAGGTGTACCTCAAGTCCAACAACATGAATAAAGGCCGCGATTACTTCGAAAACCAGAATTACGAAGTAACCCAGGATGGCAACAGCGTTTTTGTAAAAACGTATCCAAAACGGAAAAACTTTAACTGGTCGGGTATTCGCAACCTGCGCATTACGGTGCGTGCCAGTATTCCATCTGATTTCAATGTAACCCTCAAAACCGCCGATGGAGACATCGTGCTGGGTGAAACGAGTGGAGAAATAATGATCCAGACTTCAGATGGCGACGTAAATACCGAATTCCTCTCCGGTCCATCCATCAACATTCGGACGTCAGACGGCGACATTGCAACCGAATCCATGGATGCTGCGCAAGTGTCTGTTGCAACGTCTGATGGCGATATTCGCCTTGAAGATGTTGATGCCGATGACATTTCAGTTCGGACGTCAGACGGCGACATCATGGCGGCGCGGCTTACCGGTGAATCTTCTGTTTCGACGTCTGATGGAGACATCCGCATCAAAGCGATTGAAGGTGCAGAAACAGCTGTACGCACTTCAGATGGAGATATTGTGACTGAGATGGTGGATACCAACAACGCCCAGTTCCAAACGTCGGATGGCAGCATTACCCTCAACAGTGTTGCCGGCGATCTGACAGCCAAGACCTCCAGTGGTAATCTCCGGGTTGGCCTTACGGAGGGCGGCAAAGTCTACCTGCGCTCAGGTGATGGAGATATCCACATCAGCGCGCCAAGCGATTATTCCGCTGAACTGATGCTCCGCGGGGAACGTGTACGGATTGCATCTGGTTTTCAATTCGACGGTAAACTCAAGAAAAACGAAGCGGAAGGTCGTATCAATGGGGGCGAGTTCACCCTCGAAGCCCGTACATCGGACGGAGAAGTAGTTTTTAAGGAAAACTAAGTATTTTTTGCACAGTCCGGGCTTTGGTATTGATTCACGGCCACCATTCCCCGAAATTTGGGCATGGCGAGAATCACGCGCCCGGCACCTGACAAAGAGGTACGGGCTTTACAAAAGAAATTTGACGTCGCTCCTTCAGGGCGTCTGTTCATCAGCGTCCCAGGCGCTGACCTTGATCTGATTGCAACAGATTCTGACAAGGTTGAAGCTGAAGTTTACGTAAAGTCGCAATCCAAAAACGAGGCACTTGCGCTCACCGACCGCATTAAGCTGCGGTTGCGTGCAGTTGACAAGCAAACGGTCAGGATCGAATCCAAGTCCTTCTATCAGAATGGATTTGTGGGTTGGAATACGGACGATGCAATCCAGATACGGCTGCTCATTCGTCTGCCCCGCGCATTTAATGTGGATATTCAGGCATCCGGCAGTGCAACCTCTATTAAGGCCGTTGAAGGCAAAGTGAGTATTCAGTTGTCAGGCGGCTCGCTGAACGCAACAGAATTGCAAGGCCGGCTGGAAGTCATGGGATATGGCTGCACCCTCGACATCGACCAGTTCGAAGGATCCAATCTGGAGCTGGTTGCTGCATCAAGTGCCCTCACAGCCTCGAACGTAAAGGCCAAGCAACTAAGTATCCGCGCACCCAACAATTCAAAAATGCTGTATTAACCCTTGCAGTGCCGATGACCGTTTTGTGGTAAAAACCCTATACAGAGGAGTATTCTATTGAGACTGCACGCAGTGTCATTTCAATAGAAAAACACTCCTCTGCATGGGTTTCTTCCTCGGTTCTGGGCAATGCGCATCACCGAGAGGCTGACATTATTTTGATGGATGTGTCTTTGGC
It encodes the following:
- a CDS encoding DUF4097 family beta strand repeat-containing protein, yielding MTQSSSKSVSTPKKIALLVLGALTILTFVNILEAGVSKLRGSDRAMAATEKGYEEGFLPMDEVAVRTDADDGELMIEESFKVSSGDNFVVGVNDADLYVETSDTDNAKVEVYLKSNNMNKGRDYFENQNYEVTQDGNSVFVKTYPKRKNFNWSGIRNLRITVRASIPSDFNVTLKTADGDIVLGETSGEIMIQTSDGDVNTEFLSGPSINIRTSDGDIATESMDAAQVSVATSDGDIRLEDVDADDISVRTSDGDIMAARLTGESSVSTSDGDIRIKAIEGAETAVRTSDGDIVTEMVDTNNAQFQTSDGSITLNSVAGDLTAKTSSGNLRVGLTEGGKVYLRSGDGDIHISAPSDYSAELMLRGERVRIASGFQFDGKLKKNEAEGRINGGEFTLEARTSDGEVVFKEN